One Sebastes umbrosus isolate fSebUmb1 chromosome 6, fSebUmb1.pri, whole genome shotgun sequence DNA window includes the following coding sequences:
- the LOC119489262 gene encoding chymotrypsin-like elastase family member 2A has product MMFVILALFVAGAYGCGLPTYPPVVTRVVGGDDVRENSWPWQVSLQYKSGSNFYHTCGGTLISNQWVLTAAHCIGSRTYRVFLGKHNLETNNEAGSMAISPGKIVVHENWDSYRIRNDIALIKLSTPVTFTDAIMAACLPNSGDIMPHNAPCYVTGWGRLWTGGPIADILQQALLPVVGHSTCTRSDWWGSLVTSNMICAGGDGDLASCNGDSGGPLNCQNPDGSWDVHGVVSFGSSMGCNYPKKPSVFTRVSAYISWINNVMTRN; this is encoded by the exons ATGATGTTCGTGATCTTGGCTTTGTTTGTCGCTGGTG CCTACGGGTGCGGCCTGCCCACCTACCCTCCCGTCGTCACCAGGGTGGTTGGTGGAGATGATGTGCGTGAGAACAGCTGGCCCTGGCAG GTGTCCCTGCAGTACAAGAGTGGCAGCAACTTCTACCACACCTGCGGTGGCACCCTGATCTCCAACCAGTGGGTCCTCACTGCCGCTCACTGCATCGG CAGTCGCACCTACAGAGTCTTCCTGGGAAAACACAACCTGGAGACCAACAACGAGGCTGGCTCCATGGCCATCAGCCCCGGCAAGATCGTTGTCCACGAGAACTGGGACTCCTACAGAATCCG TAACGACATCGCCCTGATCAAGCTGTCGACTCCCGTCACTTTCACCGACGCCATCATGGCTGCATGTCTTCCCAACTCTGGAGACATCATGCCTCACAATGCTCCCTGCTACGTCACCGGCTGGGGTCGTCTCTGGA CTGGAGGTCCCATCGCCGACATCCTGCAGCAGGCCCTCCTCCCTGTGGTCGGCCACTCTACCTGCACCAGGTCTGACTGGTGGGGCAGCCTGGTCACCAGCAACATGATCTGTGCCGGAGGAGACGGAGACCTGGCTAGCTGCAAC GGAGACTCCGGCGGTCCCCTGAACTGCCAGAACCCTGATGGCTCCTGGGACGTCCACGGCGTGGTGAGCTTCGGCTCCAGCATGGGCTGCAACTACCCCAAGAAGCCCTCCGTCTTCACCAGGGTCAGCGCCTACATCTCCTGGATCAACAAC gtgatGACCAGGAACTAA
- the LOC119489349 gene encoding uncharacterized protein LOC119489349 — protein MTRSCCAVNCSNRTSDGWKMFNIPRGKHPFQQRRRKLWLEAVNRPDWGSGGSCRAESLCSAHFISGEPSMDCDSPDFVPSIFNHNMQKKTTCGAERKDKPEGGRKRKHSGDTEAVQTSSFEFTTTDECDLVPRKQMDALILQYNQLFNKYEALKQELKETQEENGRLKQRRQRATFGFHSIKDEDSRVHFYTGLLSLQVFIWLLNSVKGSAVVLRDELSWEDHLLLVLVKVKHGFTNRYIAEKFGVSFFAASKIVREWIPVLSSILRPLMIWPCRETARASLPKCFKAKYLDCRCVVDCTEILIERTSNLIARAETWSRHKNQNIMKYLIGITPAGAVCFLSDGFGGRVSDKMMASESGFLGKLEHGDVVLADRRFLLREELASVGATLKIPRLTKEKSHRRGDSCRPARVRVRVERVIGRFKTFQILNTVIPLSQIDLLDDIVTLCAGLTHIKACIPVIVKEEMEDT, from the exons ATGACACGAAGCTGCTGTGCTGTAAACTGCTCCAATCGGACCAGTGATGGATGGAAGATGTTCAACATCCCGAGAGGGAAACATCCCTtccagcagaggaggagaaagctgTGGCTGGAGGCCGTCAACAGACCGGACTGGGGTTCTGGAGGATCCTGCAGAGCTGAGAGTCTGTGCAGTGCACATTTCATCTCAG GAGAGCCATCGATGGACTGTGACAGCCCGGATTTTGTACCTTCTATTTTTAACCATAACATGCAGAAGAAGACCACATGTGGAGCTGAAAG GAAGGATAAACCAGAGGGAGGCAGGAAGAGGAAGCATTCTGGAGACACTGAAGCCGTTCAGACCTCATCCTTTGAGTTTACTACAA CAGACGAGTGTGACCTGGTGCCACGGAAACAGATGGACGCGCTCATCCTGCAATACAACCAGCTATTTAATAAGTACGAAGCTCTGAAACAAGAACTGAAGGAAACACAGGAAGAAAACGGACGACTGAAGCAGCGACGACAGAGAGCAACGTTTGGGTTTCATTCTATTAAGGATGAAGACTCCAGAGTTCACTTCTATACAGGACTGCTGTCTTTGCAAGTGTTCATTTGGCTGTTAAATAGTGTTAAAGGAAGTGCTGTTGTTCTGAGGGACGAGCTGAGCTGGGAAGACCACCTGCTTTTGGTTCTCGTGAAGGTCAAACACGGATTCACTAACAGATACATCGCCGAGAAATTTGGAGTGTCGTTCTTCGCTGCTTCAAAGATCGTCAGAGAGTGGATACCCGTGTTGTCTTCTATACTGCGTCCTCTTATGATCTGGCCCTGCAGGGAAACAGCTAGAGCTAGTTTACCAAAGTGTTTTAAAGCCAAGTATCTGGACTGTCGGTGTGTCGTCGACTGTACTGAAATCCTGATAGAGAGAACCTCAAACCTAATAGCACGAGCTGAAACCTGGTCGCGTCacaaaaaccaaaacattaTGAAGTATCTAATCGGGATAACACCGGCGGGGGCGGTTTGCTTCCTATCGGACGGGTTTGGAGGCCGCGTCTCCGACAAGATGATGGCATCAGAGTCGGGCTTTTTAGGAAAGCTTGAACACGGCGACGTGGTTCTCGCCGACAGGAGGTTTCTCCTGAGAGAAGAATTGGCGAGTGTCGGAGCAACATTAAAGATCCCACGCTTGACTAAAGAAAAGTCTCACAGGCGCGGCGACTCCTGTCGGCCGGCGAGAGTCCGCGTTCGCGTGGAGCGAGTGATCGGTCGCTTTAAAACCTTTCAGATACTCAACACTGTGATCCCCCTCAGCCAGATAGACCTCCTGGATGACATCGTCACACTGTGTGCAGGTCTCACCCACATTAAGGCCTGTATTCCAGTGATTGTAAAAGAAGAAATGGAGGACACGTGA